From the genome of bacterium, one region includes:
- a CDS encoding DinB family protein, whose protein sequence is MSHEVALTLKQLVVDHVHTTLEDEDWQWQPPLRGSLEGLTAAQAAWRPAPERHSIWQIVRHLILWKQGVLDAWDGDPPDGEQLAAGDWKEVAGSEADWERDRRTLLEISTQFLTRAQALDDAGLSQQIVWYKGGATQPLAVRVVRTTTHDVYHAGQIMYLRALQGFRGRRAP, encoded by the coding sequence ATGAGTCACGAGGTTGCACTTACGCTCAAGCAGCTCGTGGTCGACCATGTACATACGACCCTGGAAGATGAGGACTGGCAATGGCAACCACCCCTCAGAGGGTCCCTGGAGGGCCTGACGGCCGCGCAGGCAGCCTGGAGGCCTGCTCCGGAACGACATTCCATCTGGCAGATCGTCCGCCACCTCATCCTCTGGAAGCAGGGGGTGCTCGACGCTTGGGACGGGGACCCGCCCGATGGGGAGCAGCTGGCCGCCGGTGATTGGAAGGAAGTGGCCGGGAGTGAGGCCGACTGGGAGAGGGATCGCCGAACGCTCCTAGAGATTTCTACCCAGTTCCTCACCCGAGCACAAGCCCTCGATGATGCGGGGCTCTCCCAACAGATTGTCTGGTACAAGGGCGGGGCGACTCAACCGCTCGCGGTGCGGGTGGTCCGGACGACAACCCACGATGTCTACCACGCAGGACAGATCATGTACCTGCGGGCACTGCAAGGCTTCCGGGGCAGGCGCGCGCCGTGA